The Leucobacter sp. UCMA 4100 genome window below encodes:
- a CDS encoding sigma-70 family RNA polymerase sigma factor gives MCVVMGHQGELEEQPISDQELCDTIRRGEAWPLATLWQRYHGMALSWARRKDPVHAEDAVADAFDAVYQSLLQGNGPTDSFGGYLYKTINTQLGRYWETGKREGTAHDEDRFDPLIVAGDEQLSEAEQRTAALAALEDLPLRWKRVILEVDVAGRPVQDVALELDMSPNSTSVLLKRAREGLKKSWLTKMHPPRGLDADCAACVADFNEIRWGRKKSKRRAEAEMHLHSCAQCSTRWKSFAEQASIIGMVSAGVLTLDKAGRRKAAIASAVAVTVTVAGAVAVVAGVMGPLGGDTVIEPKKPVSVTETPDKPSVGEAEQGTSDLRADDGEQPPADGESRGDGAADAPQPQNGESTTPGERSERNPGGGGSMGQDQVLETPFGYTEFANEAEVNVNDLDLDGDGTPGAKTNEVRTRWGSASFIKVDAEHPGKGLEGAVFRVLSSEKTAECRLDDDLTIVTADDGSEYHVHSGENGLVEVPGLWVGDDELNGGTYTNGLSQRCYVLEEIVAPKGYELPEGTAARTEMIIGQTSAETGGAPKTITNKAKPGLLSMTGSTGLWITLACGLLLVAAGGVFVTKRQRKSTT, from the coding sequence ATGTGCGTTGTGATGGGACACCAAGGGGAATTGGAAGAGCAGCCTATCTCAGACCAAGAGCTCTGCGACACTATTCGTCGTGGAGAAGCGTGGCCCCTGGCCACCCTCTGGCAGAGATACCACGGCATGGCTCTCTCCTGGGCGCGCCGCAAAGATCCGGTGCACGCTGAAGACGCGGTGGCCGATGCCTTTGACGCGGTCTATCAGAGCCTGTTGCAGGGCAATGGCCCCACCGACTCGTTCGGCGGGTACCTTTACAAGACGATCAACACACAGCTCGGGCGTTACTGGGAAACCGGTAAGCGCGAGGGCACCGCTCACGATGAGGATCGCTTCGATCCGCTCATCGTTGCGGGCGACGAGCAACTTTCAGAAGCCGAGCAGCGCACCGCAGCGCTCGCGGCGCTCGAAGATTTGCCGCTGCGCTGGAAACGGGTGATTCTCGAGGTCGATGTCGCCGGAAGACCGGTGCAAGACGTTGCCCTCGAACTCGATATGTCGCCAAACTCGACCTCGGTACTCCTGAAACGTGCCAGGGAGGGCCTCAAGAAGTCCTGGCTCACGAAGATGCACCCGCCACGAGGCCTTGACGCAGATTGCGCGGCGTGCGTTGCTGACTTTAACGAGATTCGGTGGGGCCGCAAGAAGAGCAAGCGACGTGCCGAAGCCGAGATGCACCTGCACAGTTGCGCCCAGTGCAGCACGCGCTGGAAGAGCTTCGCTGAGCAGGCAAGCATTATCGGCATGGTGAGCGCGGGCGTGCTGACCCTGGACAAGGCCGGAAGGCGCAAGGCGGCAATTGCTTCGGCGGTTGCGGTGACCGTGACGGTCGCGGGTGCTGTCGCTGTTGTCGCCGGCGTGATGGGCCCGCTCGGTGGCGACACCGTGATCGAGCCGAAGAAACCGGTTTCGGTGACCGAAACTCCAGACAAGCCCTCCGTCGGTGAAGCTGAGCAGGGTACATCTGACCTTCGCGCCGATGACGGTGAGCAGCCACCCGCAGACGGCGAAAGTCGCGGCGACGGTGCGGCCGATGCCCCGCAACCCCAGAACGGCGAGTCAACAACTCCTGGCGAAAGAAGCGAGCGAAACCCGGGCGGGGGCGGATCGATGGGCCAAGACCAGGTCTTGGAAACTCCCTTTGGCTACACCGAGTTCGCGAACGAGGCCGAGGTCAACGTGAATGATCTTGACCTTGACGGCGACGGCACCCCGGGCGCTAAGACGAACGAGGTGCGAACCCGTTGGGGCTCGGCGAGCTTTATCAAGGTTGATGCAGAGCATCCCGGCAAGGGTCTTGAAGGAGCGGTGTTTCGGGTGCTCTCGAGTGAGAAGACTGCCGAGTGCAGGCTCGACGATGACCTCACCATCGTGACTGCCGATGATGGATCGGAGTATCACGTTCACTCGGGCGAGAACGGGCTCGTTGAGGTGCCAGGCCTGTGGGTCGGCGATGATGAGCTGAACGGTGGCACATACACGAATGGTCTTTCGCAGCGCTGCTATGTGCTCGAAGAGATCGTCGCGCCGAAGGGGTACGAGCTGCCAGAGGGAACCGCAGCGCGAACCGAAATGATCATCGGGCAGACCTCGGCCGAGACCGGCGGGGCACCAAAAACCATCACGAACAAGGCCAAGCCCGGGTTGCTTTCGATGACCGGAAGCACGGGGCTGTGGATCACGCTCGCTTGCGGCTTGCTGCTCGTTGCCGCGGGTGGCGTTTTCGTGACGAAGCGACAGCGAAAGAGCACCACCTGA